A window of Castanea sativa cultivar Marrone di Chiusa Pesio chromosome 1, ASM4071231v1 contains these coding sequences:
- the LOC142622042 gene encoding glycolipid transfer protein 3: protein MKRRREMEKGSEIKSAIEELSMMVKLKPSDNHDAADHIPTKPFLYVCNSFIQVLDKIGPTMAVLRHDINQNIQRLEMAHESDPLLNSNLVEILKKEASEGNARKAKSCSKAFLWLTRSMDFTVALLQNLARDPEQSMEEAVEESYNLTLKPWHGWISSAALKVALKLVPDNKTFTNLLMGKDDNYDTLKEQMHTFISLLLPFLEEIHSILKVYNLDRLKST, encoded by the exons ATGAAGAGGAGAAGAGAGATGGAGAAGGGATCAGAGATAAAGTCTGCCATTGAAGAGCTCTCTATGATGGTCAAGCTTAAACCTAGTGACAATCATGATGCTGCTGATCACATCCCCACAAAGCCTTTTCTTTATGTCTGCAACTCGTTTATTCAAGTTCTAG ATAAGATTGGACCAACAATGGCTGTTCTGAGACATGACATAAATCAGAATATTCAG AGATTGGAAATGGCGCATGAATCGGATCCTTTACTGAATTCAAATTTGGTTGAGATATTGAAGAAAGAGGCCAGTGAAGGCAATGCAAGAAAAGCTAAAAGCTGTAGTAAAGCCTTCCTTTGGCTTACCAG ATCCATGGATTTTACTGTGGCATTATTACAAAACTTAGCAAGAGATCCTGAGCAGAGCATGGAAGAAGCAGTAGAAGAGTCTTACAACCTCACTTTGAAGCCATGGCATGGATGGATATCATCAGCTGCTTTGAAA GTAGCTCTAAAACTAGTGCCTGATAACAAAACCTTCACCAATCTCCTAATGGGAAAAGATGATAACTATGATACCCTTAAAGAGCAAATGCACACCTTTATTTCATTACTTTTGCCTTTTCTAGAGGAAATCCACTCTATCCTG AAGGTGTATAACTTGGACAGGTTAAAGTCTACCTAA